The genomic segment CTGGGCGAGGAACGCCAGGCGACCTACAGCCCGTTCCTGCCGATCCATCCGGAAACGGGCCATGTCCTCTACGTGCCGATGAAATCCGTCGACGGCGCGAAGGGCACGATCACCTTCGACGACGAGAACGGCAAGGAATTCACGCTGCCGGTCACCGGCGGTCATGTGAAGATGCAGTGGAAGCCGGACTTCGGCATGCGTTGGGCGGCACTTGGTGTGGACTTCGAAATGTTCGGCAAGGACCACCAGGCCAATGCGCCGATCTATTCCAAGATCACCAAGATCCTCGGCAAGCGCCCGCCGGAACAATACGTCTATGAAATGTTCCTGGACGATAAGGGCGAGAAGATCTCCAAGACCAAAGGCAATGGCATCTCGGTCGAGGACTGGCTGAAATATGCGCCGGACGAGAGCCTCAGCCTGTTCCAATTCCAGAAGCCGCGCGTGGCGAAGAAGCTCTATTTCGACGTCATCCCGAAAGCGGTGGACGAATACCTGACCTTCCTGGAAAAGTACCCGCACGAGGAACCGGCCCGGCAGATCGAGAACCCTGTCTGGCACATCCACAATGGCAACCCGCCCGCCGCTGACATGCCGGTCAGCTTCGCGCTGCTGCTGAATCTCGTGGCTGTGGCGAACCCGGAAGACAAGTCACAGCTCTGGGGCTTCATCACCCGCTATGCGCAGGATGCGTCCCCTGAGACCCATCCGCTGCTGGACGAACTCGCGGGCTATGCGATGCGCTACTACACGGACTTCATCCTGCCGGAGAAGACCTATCGCGCGCCAACCGAACAGGAACGCACCGCGATGGCGGACCTGTCGGCACACCTCAAGGCCTTCTCGGATGAGCCCACCTCGGAAAACCTGCAGACGCTGACCTTCACGATCGGCAAGGACCACCATTTCGAGAACCTCCGCGAATGGTTCAAGGCGCTCTACGAAGTATTGCTGGGGCAGGCGCAGGGGCCGCGCTTCGGCAGCTTTGCCGCGCTTTACGGCAAGGACAACACCGCGCGCCTGATCGACGAGTCGCTGGCGCGCAGCTGAGGATTGCTGCGCCGTAAGGTGCTCTCAACATTTGCCTGATCTAGTCTCCCCGGAAACGGGGAGACCAGACATGCGCATTATCAGGGCCGTAACGATTTCGGCCGTCTTCATCTTTGCCCCGGCCTGTGTGGCCACCAAGGTCGTCACCGTGCCGGTCGGTCTCGCCGTCGATGCTGTGGGCGCGGCGGGCAAGGGCGTCGTCTGGGTCGGCGGCACCGCAGTGCGCGTAACCGGCGATGCGCTGGACGGGCCGGACGAATATGTCCGCCTCGACGTGACCTACAGGAACGGCAAGCACACCCGGAAAAAGATCAAGAAGAAATACCTTGAGCGCGAGCTGAAGAAGCTCGGCAAGAAGGGCAAGATCGTCGACGTCGAGGTATCGCCCGCCGGCTGATCAATCGTCTTCAGCCGCCGGCGGTGCTTCCACCCGGCCCAGGAACATCACGGTGCCTGTCGGCTTGTGACGCAGCGCGATCAGGAAGGGGTGATCGGCGCGAAACTCGACCGGGTCTTCCTCCGGAACGAAAATCGCCGTGCGCTCCATCATGATCGCCGTCGCAGCCGCCGCTTCGGTGCCTTTCTCGTCGATGTCGAGGAAGGTCTTCTGCAGCACCTTGCTGATCACCAGATCACCGGGACCAGCCCCTTCGATCAGGCCGGAGAAATCCGCCGCGCCGGTGAAGGCGTCGCCGAGGCCGAGCGCGATCAGCGGATCGTTCAGCTCGTAACTGGCTTCGATGGAGACTTTCGGCAAGACGAGGTGCACGCGCTTGCGCTCTGCGGTGTCGATGTCCGACAGGAGCGCGGTGAAGCTTTCCGGTGTCATCGCCGAGGCGACATCCGACAGGCCGTCCTGCGTATCGGGCAGGATCACGGTGAGGGCATAGTCGTCCCCGGCATAGTCGAGATCCAGGGCGGCATAGCCGTCGCGGGAGAGGTAGCGCGCCTTCTTCAGCGTCTGACTCATCAGCTTCGCGGTGATCTCACCGGACGGGGCGTAGAAGGTTCCGTCCTGTGTTGCTTCGGCCTTGAAGGGGCTTTGCCAGTCGGCTTTGAACCAGACGGCATTGGTAAGGATCAGCTCGGTCAGGCCGGGGCGGATCGCGCCAGGCGGGATCAGGTCGTGGATCTTGTCGTTCGTATGATCTTCGACCCAGGTGTTGATGAGCTTCGCGGCGGCAGCGGGCTGGCTGAAATCGACCAGGGCGACCTTGGCCTTCATGATGCCTTCGACGGCCTGCCGGTAAGGCGCCTGCAAGCTGGAGCCTTCGCGTAGCCAGACGGCATTGGCGACGGTCAGCTTGGTCTTTTCCGTGTCGGACGTAACGGCATCGTTCAGCGTGTTCTGTGCGCCGGCAAAGCTTTCGGCCGGGACACCATCAAACCCGAACACGTTGCCCATCTGCGTTGCGGTGTCCCCCGCCGCGCCCGGATAGAGCAGGGCGAAGGCTTCGCTGACCGAGGCAGGCGAGACAAAGAGGTTGCCCGGCTTGTCCTGCAGCGCATCGTAGAGCGACCAGGCGAACAGATTGTTGCCTTCGGCGAGCGGGGCTGTGGCGTCGAGCGTGGTGACGGCTATCGGCACAGGTTGCACTTCCTTTTTCGGTATTGTGACCACTGGATCGACCAGATTGTCCTTGTCGGACGGGGAGGCCTGCGCCGGCGTGGTGCCGGGGGCCTGCGTGGCTGGCGTTTCCGGCACGTCCACGGGTGAAGGCTGCTGGCAGGCGCCAAGCGCGGCAAAAGCGGTGAGCGCGGGAACAATCAAACGGCGCATGGGGTCCTCCATAGAGTCTTTTGTGGACCCTATCACCCTTGCAGGGAAACCGTGACTATTCTGCGGCGATCAGTGTGGTCTTCGCCTTCGGAAGTTTTCCCTCGGGCCAGCCGGCCCAGAGTTCGGCTTCCTTCACTTTCGCCTCGGTCAGCGCCGCGTCCTTCACGTGTCCAAAGCCGCGGATGTCATCCGGGACGCTGGCAATGGCGACAGCGAGCTCGAGATTCTTTTCCGTCAGCTCGCCCGCGATCCGCTCCAGGCCGGCGAGATAATCGTCGCGCAGCTTGCGCTCGTGCTGGCGTTCTTCGGTGTAGCCGAACAGATCCAGCTTCGTTCCGCGCAGGCCCTTGAACTTCGCAAGCAGTTTGAAGCCCAGCATCATCCACGGGCCGAAATGCTTTTTCTGCAGGTGGCCGTGGGCGTCTTTCTTGGCAATCATCGGCGCGGCGAGCCAGAAGCGGAGCTTGCCGCCCTTGAACTGGCTGGCGAGCTGTTTGGCGAACTTGCCGTCCGTGTAGAGACGGGCGACTTCGTACTCGTCCTTGTAGGCCATCACCTTGTAGGCATAGAAGGCCGCCGCCCGGACGAGCTTGTCGCCCGTACCAATGTCTTGCTCGGCGGCGCGGACCTTTGCGACGATCTCGCGGTAGCGGGCTGCATAGGCGGCATTCTGGTAACCGGTCAGACGGGCTGCACGATCCTCGATCAGGTCTTCCAGGCTCTGTTCCGGTGCGTCGCCGCGCGGATCTTCCGGACGGATCAGCCGGTCAGGCGCCGCAGCAGCAATGCGGCCGATATTGAAGGCGGACATGTTGTCGTCGACCTTCGTGCCGTTCAGGCGGATCGCGCGGTAAAGCGCGCGCAGGGAGACGGGCAGGCGGCCCTTCTGCCAGGCAAAGCCTGCCATGATCATATTGGTGTAGATGGCGTCGTGCAGATAGCCCACCGCGAGGGCCTCGGCATCGAACGTGTCGAACTCGCTCGCCTGCCGCTTCACGCGGGCAGACAGGAGATCGCTTTCGAAGCGCTTGGA from the uncultured Hyphomonas sp. genome contains:
- a CDS encoding lysine--tRNA ligase, coding for MTDFSILAESAKAWPFELARKLKQRVEQQEKAGKRKPGDPVIFETGYGPSGLPHIGTFGEVVRTTMVRHAFEVLTKGEVPTRLICVSDDMDGMRKVPPTVPNPEKLEPYLQMPLTAVPDPFGTHESYGQHMNARLCAFLDQFGFEYEFQSATECYKSGRFDEMLKRSAEKYQDIMDVMLPTLGEERQATYSPFLPIHPETGHVLYVPMKSVDGAKGTITFDDENGKEFTLPVTGGHVKMQWKPDFGMRWAALGVDFEMFGKDHQANAPIYSKITKILGKRPPEQYVYEMFLDDKGEKISKTKGNGISVEDWLKYAPDESLSLFQFQKPRVAKKLYFDVIPKAVDEYLTFLEKYPHEEPARQIENPVWHIHNGNPPAADMPVSFALLLNLVAVANPEDKSQLWGFITRYAQDASPETHPLLDELAGYAMRYYTDFILPEKTYRAPTEQERTAMADLSAHLKAFSDEPTSENLQTLTFTIGKDHHFENLREWFKALYEVLLGQAQGPRFGSFAALYGKDNTARLIDESLARS
- a CDS encoding serpin family protein — protein: MRRLIVPALTAFAALGACQQPSPVDVPETPATQAPGTTPAQASPSDKDNLVDPVVTIPKKEVQPVPIAVTTLDATAPLAEGNNLFAWSLYDALQDKPGNLFVSPASVSEAFALLYPGAAGDTATQMGNVFGFDGVPAESFAGAQNTLNDAVTSDTEKTKLTVANAVWLREGSSLQAPYRQAVEGIMKAKVALVDFSQPAAAAKLINTWVEDHTNDKIHDLIPPGAIRPGLTELILTNAVWFKADWQSPFKAEATQDGTFYAPSGEITAKLMSQTLKKARYLSRDGYAALDLDYAGDDYALTVILPDTQDGLSDVASAMTPESFTALLSDIDTAERKRVHLVLPKVSIEASYELNDPLIALGLGDAFTGAADFSGLIEGAGPGDLVISKVLQKTFLDIDEKGTEAAAATAIMMERTAIFVPEEDPVEFRADHPFLIALRHKPTGTVMFLGRVEAPPAAEDD